Proteins encoded together in one Urocitellus parryii isolate mUroPar1 chromosome 3, mUroPar1.hap1, whole genome shotgun sequence window:
- the Rasl10a gene encoding ras-like protein family member 10A: protein MGGSLRVAVLGAPGVGKTAIIRQFLFGDYPERHRPTDGPRLYRPAVLLDGAVYDLSIRDGDVAGPGPSPGGVEECPDSKDWSLQDTDAFVLVYDICSPDSFDYVKALRQRIAETRPAGAPEAPILVVGNKRDRQRLRFGPRRALAALVRRGWRCGYLECSAKYNWHVLRLFRELLRCALVRARPAHPALRLQGALHPARCILM from the exons ATGGGGGGCAGCCTGCGGGTGGCCGTTCTGGGCGCTCCCGGAGTGGGCAAGACGGCCATCATCCGCCAGTTCCTGTTCGGCGACTATCCCGAACGCCACCGACCTACGGACGGGCCCCGCCTCTATCGGCCCGCGGTGCTGCTCGACGGCGCTGTCTACGACCTGAGCATCCGCGACGGCGACGTCGCTGGCCCCGGCCCGAGCCCCGGAGGTGTCGAG GAATGTCCTGACTCTAAAGACTGGAGCTTGCAGGATACGGACGCCTTCGTGCTCGTCTACGACATCTGCAGCCCGGACAGTTTCGATTACGTGAAGGCCCTGCGGCAGCGCATCGCGGAGACCAG GCCGGCGGGAGCGCCCGAGGCACCCATCCTCGTGGTAGGCAACAAGCGGGACCGGCAGCGGCTGCGCTTCGGACCTCGGCGTGCACTGGCCGCCTTGGTGCGCAGGGGCTGGCGCTGTGGCTACCTCGAATGCTCCGCCAAGTACAACTGGCACGTGCTGCGTCTCTTCCGCGAGCTTTTGCGCTGTGCTCTGGTACGCGCACGTCCTGCACACCCAGCCCTGCGCCTGCAGGGGGCGCTGCATCCAGCGCGCTGTATCCTCATGTGA
- the Gas2l1 gene encoding GAS2-like protein 1 isoform X1 produces the protein MADPVASIAGSAAKSVRPFRSSEAYVEAMKEDLAEWLNALYGLGLPGGGDGFLTGLATGTTLCQHANAVTEAARALAVTRPTRGVAFQAHSVVPGSFMARDNVATFIGWCRAELGVPEVLMFETEDLVLRKNEKSVVLCLLEVARRGARLGLLAPRLVQFEQEIERELHAAPPSGTHAPTAGDTETTTAPGTSTRGPRMTPSDMRNLDELVREILGHCTCPDQFPMMKVSEGKYRVGDSSVLIFVRVLRSHVMVRVGGGWDTLEHYLDKHDPCRCSSTAHKPAQPRAWTFSPQRVSPTPSPRPGSPVPGGERRGSRTEVTLRSTKEGAQTLPRARDQLPPLPRSRRYSGDSDSSASSAQSGPLGARSDEAGTGTLRRERSSRRLTTGTPASPRRPPAPRSQSRDRLDRGRPRAAPGGRGAQPSAPSSARRARSQNREEQAVLLVRRDRDGQHSCVSRGRGGGGSGRSTPQTPRARSPAAPQPLRVSSPGPELGATPASVFRTPLQLDPQQEQQLFLRLEEEFLANARALEAAASGTPTGLAPDPPRPPDPPAPDSAYCSSSSSSSSLCVLGGKCGQPGDSGRTANGLPGPRSQALSSSSDEGSPCIGIGGPLEAPGTPLAGPEPSRVWARGRMDTQPDRKPSRIPTPRGPRRPSGPTEFGAWPAQPSVTPRAEPDS, from the exons ATGGCGGACCCAGTGGCGAGCATCGCTGGCTCGGCGGCAAAGAGTGTGCGGCCTTTCCGCTCCAGTGAGGCTTATGTGGAGGCCATGAAAGAGGACCTGGCAGAGTGGCTGAACGCCCTGTATGGCCTGGGTCTGCCTGGCGGTGGTGATGGCTTCCTGACAGGCCTGGCCACAGGCACAACCCTGTGCCAGCATGCCAATGCTGTCACCGAGGCTGCCCGTGCTTTGGCTGTCACCCGCCCAACCCGAGGTGTGGCCTTCCAGGCACACAGCGTGGTTCCTGGCTCCTTCATGGCCCGAGACAACGTGGCCACCTTCATCGGCTGGTGCCGCGCGGAGCTGGGCGTGCCGGAGGTGCTCATGTTCGAGACGGAGGACTTGGTGCTGCGCAAGAACGAGAAGAGCGTGGTACTGTGCCTGCTGGAGGTGGCGCGGCGCGGGGCCCGCCTCGGCCTGCTGGCTCCCCGCCTCGTGCAGTTCGAGCAGGAGATTGAACGGGAGCTGCACGCTGCACCCCCCAGTGGCACCCATGCTCCCACTGCTGGGGACACGGAAACCACCACTGCACCAGGGACTTCCACTCGTGGACCCCGCATGACGCCCAGTGACATGCGCAACCTCGATGAGCTG GTGAGGGAGATTCTGGGCCACTGCACTTGCCCAGACCAGTTCCCCATGATGAAGGTCTCTGAAGGGAAATACCGAGTGGGAGACTCCAGTGTGCTCATCTTCGTGCGG GTGCTGAGAAGCCACGTGATGGTACGTGTGGGTGGTGGCTGGGACACACTGGAGCATTACTTGGACAAGCATGACCCTTGCCGTTGTTCCTCCACTG CCCACAAacctgcccagcccagggcctggaccTTCTCCCCCCAGAGGGTGTCACCCACCCCAAGTCCCCGGCCTGGTAGCCCAGTTCCGGGGGGTGAGCGCCGGGGCTCTCGGACTGAGGTTACTTTACGAAGCACAAAGGAGGGGGCCCAGACCCTGCCCAG GGCCCGGGATCAGCTGCCCCCCCTTCCCCGCTCCCGCCGCTACTCGGGGGACAGTgactcctcagcctcctcagcccaGAGCGGCCCCCTTGGTGCCCGCAGTGACGAAGCAGGCACTGGCACCCTCCGGAGGGAGCGGTCCAGCAGGCGGCTGACCACAGGCACCCCGGCCTCTCCGAGACGGCCGCCAGCCCCTCGCAGCCAATCCCGAGACCGGCTGGATCGGGGACGGCCCCGGGCTGCCCCAGGCGGCAGAGGAGCCCAGCCGTCCGCCCCCAGCTCTGCCCGCCGGGCTCGCAGCCAGAACCGCGAGGAGCAGGCTGTCCTGCTAGTGCGCAGGGACCGAGATGGGCAGCACTCCTGTGTGTCGCGGGGAAGGGGCGGCGGGGGCTCAGGCAGGAGCACCCCCCAGACTCCCCGTGCCCGCAGCCCTGCAGCGCCCCAGCCTCTCCGGGTCTCCAGCCCGGGGCCAGAGTTGGGCGCCACACCCGCCAGTGTCTTCCGCACACCTCTGCAGCTTGACCcgcagcaggagcagcagctgTTCCTGCGCCTGGAAGAGGAATTCCTGGCCAATGCCCGTGCCCTTGAAGCTGCTGCCAGCGGGACTCCCACCGGACTAGCCCCTGACCCGCCTCGGCCCCCAGATCCTCCCGCTCCCGACTCGGCCTACTGTTCCTCCAGTTCCTCCTCTTCATCCCTCTGCGTCCTGGGTGGCAAGTGTGGCCAACCAGGGGACTCAGGCCGGACAGCCAATGGGCTGCCCGGGCCCCGTAGTCAAGCCCTATCCAGCTCGTCAGACGAAGGCAGCCCCTGCATTGGCATAGGGGGGCCTCTAGAGGCACCTGGGACCCCCCTGGCTGGCCCAGAACCCTCGCGGGTCTGGGCACGGGGTCGGATGGACACACAGCCAGACCGTAAACCCTCTCGCATTCCCACACCTCGCGGCCCCCGACGCCCTTCTGGACCCACGGAGTTTGGGGCCTGGCCAGCCCAGCCCTCGGTCACCCCAAGGGCCGAGCCAGATTCCTGA
- the Gas2l1 gene encoding GAS2-like protein 1 isoform X2 gives MADPVASIAGSAAKSVRPFRSSEAYVEAMKEDLAEWLNALYGLGLPGGGDGFLTGLATGTTLCQHANAVTEAARALAVTRPTRGVAFQAHSVVPGSFMARDNVATFIGWCRAELGVPEVLMFETEDLVLRKNEKSVVLCLLEVARRGARLGLLAPRLVQFEQEIERELHAAPPSGTHAPTAGDTETTTAPGTSTRGPRMTPSDMRNLDELVREILGHCTCPDQFPMMKVSEGKYRVGDSSVLIFVRVLRSHVMVRVGGGWDTLEHYLDKHDPCRCSSTGPGISCPPFPAPAATRGTVTPQPPQPRAAPLVPAVTKQALAPSGGSGPAGG, from the exons ATGGCGGACCCAGTGGCGAGCATCGCTGGCTCGGCGGCAAAGAGTGTGCGGCCTTTCCGCTCCAGTGAGGCTTATGTGGAGGCCATGAAAGAGGACCTGGCAGAGTGGCTGAACGCCCTGTATGGCCTGGGTCTGCCTGGCGGTGGTGATGGCTTCCTGACAGGCCTGGCCACAGGCACAACCCTGTGCCAGCATGCCAATGCTGTCACCGAGGCTGCCCGTGCTTTGGCTGTCACCCGCCCAACCCGAGGTGTGGCCTTCCAGGCACACAGCGTGGTTCCTGGCTCCTTCATGGCCCGAGACAACGTGGCCACCTTCATCGGCTGGTGCCGCGCGGAGCTGGGCGTGCCGGAGGTGCTCATGTTCGAGACGGAGGACTTGGTGCTGCGCAAGAACGAGAAGAGCGTGGTACTGTGCCTGCTGGAGGTGGCGCGGCGCGGGGCCCGCCTCGGCCTGCTGGCTCCCCGCCTCGTGCAGTTCGAGCAGGAGATTGAACGGGAGCTGCACGCTGCACCCCCCAGTGGCACCCATGCTCCCACTGCTGGGGACACGGAAACCACCACTGCACCAGGGACTTCCACTCGTGGACCCCGCATGACGCCCAGTGACATGCGCAACCTCGATGAGCTG GTGAGGGAGATTCTGGGCCACTGCACTTGCCCAGACCAGTTCCCCATGATGAAGGTCTCTGAAGGGAAATACCGAGTGGGAGACTCCAGTGTGCTCATCTTCGTGCGG GTGCTGAGAAGCCACGTGATGGTACGTGTGGGTGGTGGCTGGGACACACTGGAGCATTACTTGGACAAGCATGACCCTTGCCGTTGTTCCTCCACTG GGCCCGGGATCAGCTGCCCCCCCTTCCCCGCTCCCGCCGCTACTCGGGGGACAGTgactcctcagcctcctcagcccaGAGCGGCCCCCTTGGTGCCCGCAGTGACGAAGCAGGCACTGGCACCCTCCGGAGGGAGCGGTCCAGCAGGCGGCTGA